The following are encoded together in the Pseudomonas maumuensis genome:
- the bla gene encoding class A beta-lactamase — MTPTLSRRRVLQGALGCSALLTLPTWADDPMRKPMQQLEAASGSTIGLWALDTGSGQQLAWRAEERFAFCSTFKAVLAGAILHRSQAEPGLLERRIAYGSEQLVVYSPVTEKHVGPGMTVAELCAAAVQYSDNTAGNLLLELVGGPPGLTAFARSLGDPTFRLDRNEPTLNTALPGDPRDTTTPLAMGVTLQRLLLGDGLAAAERQQLQAWLKGNTTGDARIRAGVPKDWLVGDKTGSGDYGVANDVAVIWPKGRAPWILVVFSRGVKPDAPWNSETIAAATRVVVEAWKG, encoded by the coding sequence ATGACTCCCACCCTCAGCCGCCGTCGCGTGCTTCAGGGCGCGCTCGGCTGTTCGGCCCTGCTGACCCTGCCAACCTGGGCAGATGACCCAATGCGCAAGCCGATGCAGCAACTGGAGGCCGCCAGCGGCAGCACGATCGGCCTGTGGGCCCTGGACACGGGCAGCGGCCAGCAACTGGCCTGGCGCGCCGAGGAGCGCTTCGCGTTCTGCAGTACCTTCAAGGCCGTCCTCGCCGGCGCCATCCTGCACCGCAGCCAGGCCGAGCCAGGCTTGCTGGAGCGGCGTATCGCCTACGGCAGCGAACAACTGGTGGTGTATTCCCCTGTCACCGAAAAGCACGTAGGCCCCGGTATGACCGTGGCCGAGCTCTGCGCCGCCGCGGTGCAGTACAGCGACAACACCGCCGGCAACCTGTTGCTCGAGCTGGTCGGTGGCCCGCCGGGCCTGACGGCGTTCGCCCGCAGCCTGGGTGACCCGACGTTCCGCCTCGACCGCAACGAACCGACGCTCAATACCGCCTTGCCGGGCGATCCGCGTGATACCACCACGCCCCTGGCCATGGGGGTGACCCTGCAGCGCCTGTTGCTGGGCGATGGCCTGGCTGCTGCCGAGCGCCAACAGCTGCAGGCCTGGCTCAAGGGCAACACCACGGGCGATGCCCGCATCCGCGCCGGCGTGCCGAAGGATTGGCTGGTGGGCGACAAGACCGGGTCGGGCGACTATGGCGTGGCCAACGATGTCGCGGTCATCTGGCCAAAAGGCCGGGCGCCGTGGATCCTCGTGGTGTTCAGCCGTGGCGTCAAGCCGGATGCGCCCTGGAACAGCGAGACGATCGCGGCGGCCACGCGGGTGGTGGTGGAGGCCTGGAAGGGCTGA
- a CDS encoding tautomerase family protein: protein MPLVRIDIKRHPDPTHLRTLGQIVYACLRRTINVPEHDNFQVLTEHDGDRLVFDPEYLGIQRSDGQVFIQITLSEGRTLEQKKALYQAIAEGFEREAGVRPQDVFINLVEVRKENWSFGNGIAQYAL, encoded by the coding sequence ATGCCCCTGGTACGCATCGATATCAAGCGCCACCCCGACCCGACCCACCTGCGCACACTCGGCCAGATCGTCTACGCCTGCCTGCGGCGCACGATCAATGTCCCCGAGCACGACAACTTCCAGGTCCTGACCGAGCACGACGGTGATCGCCTGGTGTTCGACCCTGAGTACCTGGGCATCCAGCGCTCTGACGGCCAGGTGTTCATCCAGATCACCCTCAGCGAAGGCCGCACGCTTGAACAGAAGAAGGCGCTGTACCAGGCCATTGCCGAAGGCTTCGAACGCGAGGCTGGAGTCCGCCCGCAGGACGTGTTCATCAACCTGGTCGAAGTACGCAAGGAAAACTGGTCGTTCGGCAACGGCATCGCCCAGTACGCCCTCTGA
- a CDS encoding FecR family protein, which translates to MSSSNREPALDLIQNTDAEPLGTWGGRVKVSRRALLGGLTASAALLASGYGLSQCGALPTLLSDCATGTGQRRGWRLASGLSVLLDSRSALDSVGRAVTLQRGRVLLEVTQGTGVSLRTAQVRILPGQAARFIVQQQAGATLVQMLDGVASVACGSTASVALEGGWQQLFGDKGSTPSVALPDGAGAWTHGHLVAESMPLAEVLEELDNYRPGVLRCDPRIAGLRVSRSLSLDQPDDSLTLLSEVLPVRVQRVLGFWVNVVPA; encoded by the coding sequence ATGTCTTCAAGCAACCGCGAGCCGGCACTGGACCTGATCCAGAACACTGACGCCGAGCCGCTGGGGACCTGGGGTGGCCGGGTAAAGGTATCGCGGCGTGCATTGCTCGGCGGCCTGACCGCGAGCGCTGCGCTCCTCGCCAGTGGTTATGGCCTGAGCCAGTGCGGCGCGCTGCCAACCCTGCTCAGCGATTGCGCCACTGGTACGGGGCAGCGACGTGGCTGGCGGCTGGCGTCGGGCCTTTCAGTGCTACTGGACAGTCGCAGCGCGCTGGACAGCGTTGGCCGCGCCGTGACCTTGCAACGTGGACGGGTGCTGCTGGAGGTGACGCAGGGCACTGGAGTCAGCCTGCGAACTGCGCAGGTACGCATTCTGCCGGGGCAGGCGGCACGCTTCATCGTTCAGCAACAGGCCGGCGCCACCCTGGTGCAGATGCTCGATGGCGTGGCGTCGGTCGCGTGTGGTTCGACAGCGTCGGTGGCACTTGAAGGCGGTTGGCAGCAGCTGTTCGGCGACAAGGGCAGCACCCCGAGCGTTGCACTGCCGGATGGGGCCGGAGCCTGGACCCACGGACACCTGGTGGCCGAGAGCATGCCCCTGGCCGAGGTGCTGGAGGAGCTCGACAACTATCGCCCCGGCGTGCTCAGGTGCGACCCACGGATCGCGGGATTGCGGGTCAGCAGATCGTTGTCCCTCGACCAGCCGGACGACAGCCTGACGCTGCTGAGCGAAGTGCTGCCGGTCCGGGTCCAGCGGGTGCTGGGGTTCTGGGTCAACGTGGTGCCGGCCTGA
- a CDS encoding arginase family protein — translation MQVIAAPSNLGLSPLRPGHQPGTWRAPSALLAAGLLRAIKASTVRHLPRPAYSAEAQPGTRLRNGHALRAFNLALADMVRAATLQDEFALVLGGDCSILLGALAGARHAGPLSLLHIDGHSDFRHPGNYDPAQSLGAVAGMDLALATGRGEALATDWPGITSPLVADAQVIQLGERENRDHDFAWPDINHTAINRIDVFEALAIGPDAVIARVRETLAQVPDQGLWIHLDVDVLDQAIMPAVDSPGSPGIAPDDLVKILTPFVADRRCRGMTVTVFDPDLDPDGRCAATIIELLGRLPFPPSKTD, via the coding sequence ATGCAAGTGATCGCCGCCCCCTCGAACCTCGGCCTCAGCCCACTGAGGCCCGGCCACCAACCCGGTACCTGGCGAGCCCCGTCAGCCCTGCTTGCAGCTGGCCTGCTACGGGCGATCAAGGCCAGCACCGTGAGGCATCTGCCGCGCCCGGCCTATTCAGCCGAGGCGCAGCCCGGCACCCGCCTGCGCAATGGCCACGCCCTGCGCGCGTTCAACCTCGCCCTGGCGGACATGGTGCGCGCCGCCACGCTGCAGGATGAATTCGCATTGGTCCTCGGCGGAGACTGCTCCATCCTGCTCGGCGCACTGGCCGGTGCGCGTCATGCAGGCCCGCTGTCGCTTCTCCACATCGACGGGCACAGCGACTTCCGCCACCCCGGCAACTACGACCCGGCACAGAGCCTCGGCGCCGTCGCAGGCATGGACCTGGCCCTGGCAACCGGCCGTGGCGAGGCGCTGGCGACCGACTGGCCCGGCATAACCAGCCCGCTCGTCGCCGATGCCCAGGTTATCCAGCTGGGCGAGCGCGAGAACCGTGACCATGACTTCGCCTGGCCCGACATAAACCATACGGCCATCAACCGGATCGACGTGTTCGAGGCGCTTGCCATCGGCCCGGACGCGGTCATCGCACGGGTCAGGGAAACGCTCGCTCAGGTGCCTGACCAGGGGCTCTGGATACACCTCGACGTCGATGTGCTGGACCAGGCGATCATGCCCGCGGTCGACAGCCCCGGCTCACCGGGCATCGCGCCCGACGACCTGGTGAAGATCCTCACCCCGTTCGTGGCGGATCGACGCTGCCGGGGCATGACGGTGACCGTCTTCGACCCTGACCTGGACCCCGACGGGCGCTGCGCGGCGACGATCATCGAGCTGCTGGGGCGATTGCCATTTCCACCGAGCAAGACCGATTGA
- a CDS encoding diaminopropionate ammonia-lyase: MLFANPNATRQPYPRALQALMSIRQAHESRQWLTHWPQLRATGTPLYDLPDLAAELGVGQVRIKDESVRSPLGSFKALGAPIALVRLILRTFPGHGFTAADLFAGRHASQLAGFSVVSATDGNHGRALAAAAQSVGCRCIIVLHAHVSVERELAIAAYGAQIVRVEGNYDASVAHAAALAQAHGWQVLSDTSYEGYEQIPGDVMQGYGTLAAELVEAAGPDPAFTHVFLQGGVGGLAAGIVSYLWELMGTQRPTFVVVEPEEADCLLQSAMAGQPRAASGSVDSVMAGLACGETSPLAWRFLQPSVDFFMTLDDSEAIAAMRRLAQGSARDIPLLAGESAVAGLAGLARLMAAPALAAQVGLGRDSRVLLISTEGATAPGLYTELVGETPASVMARQQAWR, translated from the coding sequence ATGCTGTTCGCCAACCCCAACGCTACCCGCCAGCCCTACCCCCGCGCCCTGCAGGCACTGATGAGCATCCGCCAGGCGCACGAAAGCCGCCAATGGCTGACGCACTGGCCGCAACTGCGTGCCACGGGCACACCACTCTACGACCTGCCTGACCTGGCCGCCGAACTGGGTGTCGGGCAGGTGCGGATCAAGGATGAATCGGTGCGCTCACCTCTGGGCAGTTTCAAGGCGTTGGGGGCGCCCATCGCCCTGGTGCGCCTGATCCTGCGCACCTTCCCCGGACACGGTTTCACCGCCGCCGACCTGTTCGCCGGCCGCCACGCCAGCCAGCTGGCCGGCTTCAGCGTGGTCAGCGCCACCGACGGCAACCATGGCCGCGCCCTGGCCGCCGCAGCGCAGAGCGTGGGATGCCGCTGCATCATCGTCCTGCATGCCCACGTCAGCGTAGAGCGCGAACTGGCCATAGCCGCCTACGGCGCGCAGATCGTACGGGTCGAGGGCAACTACGACGCCTCGGTGGCGCATGCCGCGGCCTTGGCCCAGGCCCATGGCTGGCAGGTGCTTTCAGACACCTCCTACGAGGGCTACGAACAGATTCCCGGCGACGTGATGCAGGGTTACGGCACCCTCGCCGCCGAGCTGGTCGAGGCCGCTGGGCCAGATCCAGCCTTCACCCATGTGTTCCTGCAGGGCGGCGTGGGTGGCTTGGCGGCGGGCATCGTCAGCTACCTCTGGGAGCTGATGGGTACACAGCGCCCGACCTTCGTCGTGGTCGAACCCGAAGAGGCCGACTGCCTGCTGCAAAGCGCCATGGCCGGCCAGCCGCGTGCCGCCAGCGGCTCGGTGGACTCGGTGATGGCCGGGCTGGCCTGCGGGGAAACCTCGCCGCTGGCATGGCGATTCCTGCAGCCAAGCGTCGATTTCTTCATGACCCTGGATGACAGCGAAGCCATCGCGGCGATGCGCCGCCTGGCGCAAGGCAGTGCCCGGGATATTCCGTTGCTGGCGGGTGAGTCGGCGGTGGCCGGGCTGGCAGGGTTGGCGCGGTTGATGGCGGCGCCTGCGCTGGCGGCCCAGGTGGGCCTCGGACGCGATTCGAGGGTACTGCTGATCAGCACCGAAGGGGCTACCGCTCCAGGCCTGTATACCGAGTTGGTGGGTGAAACACCGGCATCGGTAATGGCCAGGCAACAGGCGTGGCGCTGA
- a CDS encoding sensor domain-containing diguanylate cyclase — MPVDLQALYPRLIHLMLDTVFVVDRDDTIVFVSDACEALLGYRAEELTGTPITCYMHPDDLEATRASIVRVMNGNAHCDFRNRYVRKDGEIVHILWAASWSDEVGARIGVARNITALTQAEQELRFLAHHDPLTKLTNRSLFNDRLAVALGTARQQRRRLALLFLDVNDFKGINDVHGHAAGDRVLCAIARRLQDSVQAADTVARIGGDEFIVLLTDVPSEDAVYEVVEQIAMIMEEPLGAEFGEVRMPSCSIGVACYPSDGEDADTLLSHADGEMYRKKRRRVRVG, encoded by the coding sequence ATGCCCGTCGACCTGCAAGCGCTCTACCCCAGGCTGATCCACCTGATGCTGGACACCGTGTTCGTGGTCGACCGGGACGACACCATCGTGTTCGTGAGCGATGCCTGCGAGGCCTTGCTCGGCTACCGCGCCGAAGAGCTCACCGGCACCCCGATCACCTGTTACATGCACCCGGACGACCTGGAGGCCACCCGCGCCTCGATCGTGCGGGTGATGAACGGCAACGCCCACTGCGACTTTCGCAACCGCTATGTGCGCAAGGATGGCGAGATCGTGCATATCCTCTGGGCGGCCTCGTGGTCCGACGAAGTGGGCGCGCGAATCGGTGTCGCCCGCAACATCACCGCCCTCACCCAGGCCGAGCAGGAACTGCGCTTCCTGGCCCATCACGACCCGCTGACCAAACTGACCAACCGCTCGCTGTTCAACGACCGCCTCGCCGTAGCCCTAGGCACGGCGCGCCAGCAGCGCCGGCGGCTGGCCTTGCTGTTTCTCGACGTCAACGATTTCAAGGGTATCAACGATGTGCATGGCCATGCCGCCGGCGACCGCGTGCTGTGCGCCATCGCCCGGAGGTTGCAGGACAGCGTGCAGGCGGCGGATACCGTGGCGCGGATCGGCGGTGACGAGTTCATCGTGCTGCTGACCGATGTGCCGTCCGAGGATGCCGTTTACGAAGTGGTCGAGCAGATTGCCATGATCATGGAGGAGCCGCTCGGCGCCGAGTTCGGCGAAGTCAGGATGCCCTCCTGCAGTATTGGCGTGGCCTGCTACCCCAGCGATGGCGAGGATGCCGACACCTTGCTCAGCCATGCCGATGGCGAGATGTACCGCAAGAAGCGGCGGCGGGTACGAGTGGGGTGA
- a CDS encoding isocitrate lyase/PEP mutase family protein gives MAAMDRVFHDLHQQGLLLLANVADAGGARLVERQGSKAVATSSAAVAWSHGYQDGDKLPLALLAGTVESMARVLNVPLTVDIEGGYSDVPEQVAKVVGSVIDAGAVGINLEDGTQSPEQLLRKLDAARNAASQRGVDLFINVRSDVYLKNLLPAEQRLEELLRRARQYAAGGANGLFAAGVVEPGEIATLCREVTLPVNLLWRAGLPGPAELQRLGVRRLSAGSSIAEFLYGAMSGLTQRFLQSGQLDTGGLKAHSYAELNALMATQADRT, from the coding sequence ATGGCAGCAATGGATCGCGTTTTTCATGACCTTCACCAGCAAGGGCTGTTGCTCCTGGCCAACGTGGCGGACGCCGGCGGCGCACGCCTGGTCGAGCGCCAGGGCAGCAAGGCGGTCGCCACCAGCAGCGCCGCCGTGGCCTGGTCCCATGGTTATCAGGATGGCGACAAGCTGCCCCTGGCGCTGCTGGCCGGCACCGTCGAGTCGATGGCAAGGGTACTCAACGTACCGCTGACCGTGGATATCGAAGGCGGCTACTCGGACGTTCCCGAACAGGTCGCCAAGGTCGTGGGCAGCGTCATCGACGCAGGCGCGGTGGGCATCAATCTCGAGGATGGCACGCAGTCCCCCGAACAGCTCCTGCGCAAACTCGACGCCGCCAGAAACGCCGCCAGCCAGCGCGGGGTCGACCTGTTCATCAATGTGCGCAGCGATGTCTACCTGAAGAACCTGCTGCCCGCCGAGCAGCGCCTCGAAGAGCTCCTGCGGCGTGCCAGGCAGTATGCCGCAGGTGGCGCGAACGGGCTGTTCGCCGCCGGCGTGGTCGAACCCGGCGAGATCGCCACGCTGTGCCGTGAAGTGACGCTGCCGGTCAACCTGCTCTGGCGCGCAGGCTTGCCCGGCCCTGCCGAACTGCAACGGCTTGGCGTTCGCCGCCTGAGCGCCGGTTCGAGCATCGCCGAGTTTCTATACGGTGCCATGAGCGGCCTCACCCAGCGCTTCCTGCAAAGTGGGCAGCTCGACACCGGTGGGTTGAAGGCCCACAGCTATGCAGAACTCAACGCTCTGATGGCCACCCAGGCTGATCGTACCTGA
- a CDS encoding Lrp/AsnC family transcriptional regulator, translating into MNLDPFDRALLDAVQRDASTSQIDLGAQVNLSSAAVNRRLKKLTHDGVIQRTVAQVDPVALGYALTVIAEVEVENERLDLLDAMKRAFMACPQVQQCYYVAGECDFVLIMLVRDMAQYTQLTRELFFQSNNVKRFKTLVAMSNVKTGLQVPVT; encoded by the coding sequence ATGAACCTTGACCCCTTCGACCGCGCGTTGCTCGACGCCGTGCAGCGTGACGCCAGCACTTCCCAGATCGACCTTGGCGCGCAGGTGAACCTGTCTTCGGCGGCGGTCAACCGCCGCCTGAAGAAGCTCACCCACGACGGCGTGATCCAGCGCACGGTGGCCCAAGTGGACCCGGTGGCGCTGGGCTATGCACTGACCGTGATTGCCGAAGTGGAGGTGGAAAACGAGCGGCTCGACCTGCTCGACGCCATGAAGCGCGCCTTCATGGCCTGTCCGCAGGTACAGCAGTGCTATTACGTGGCGGGGGAGTGCGATTTCGTGCTGATCATGTTGGTGCGGGACATGGCGCAATACACTCAGCTGACGCGGGAGCTGTTCTTCCAGAGCAACAATGTGAAGCGCTTCAAGACATTGGTGGCGATGAGCAATGTGAAGACGGGGTTGCAGGTGCCCGTGACCTGA
- a CDS encoding cupin domain-containing protein produces MFESILPLNEGFAGPQTVEQAFYALAEQTLRESTDCRIRVYDGEARRDELIDQAYEQPRLDNESLVAFMQRLTGKQRFSLVINNLEQVSPQLAADFGRFIRSFFEFRGMPIGGVEQAAFCGNYAGTAFGIHEGFEHAFLCHLGPGVKDFYCWTREEYLALAGGRAPTFADAGAYEALLKTGKLFVLKPGDVLYLPASVYHIGRQDQYSVSVALPFYTYPLTRFLARRVIPDLSEQSLPFDQEGISALQPFGSRNPLLLPLGQLLDDTLRRWSDAALPEYLGYHWHRLVSNGGWELPRAISAQVREERPLHEPLALAIGQRIRLRAPFRISQQAALDCAVGQRRVFAAARSVVLDDPDGSHAAWLEQLNNHDALQVLTEQQRTVGQALSRTGCLEVF; encoded by the coding sequence TTGTTTGAGTCGATCTTGCCATTGAATGAAGGCTTTGCCGGGCCGCAAACAGTAGAGCAGGCGTTTTATGCCCTGGCCGAGCAGACGCTGCGCGAAAGTACCGACTGCCGTATTCGGGTATATGATGGCGAGGCGCGCCGGGATGAACTTATCGACCAGGCGTATGAACAGCCTCGTCTCGATAACGAATCGCTGGTCGCCTTCATGCAGCGCCTCACTGGCAAACAACGTTTCAGTCTGGTGATCAACAATCTCGAGCAGGTCAGCCCGCAATTGGCGGCAGACTTCGGTCGCTTCATCCGCTCGTTCTTCGAGTTCCGCGGCATGCCGATTGGCGGCGTGGAACAGGCCGCGTTCTGTGGCAACTATGCCGGCACGGCCTTCGGCATCCATGAAGGTTTCGAGCATGCCTTCCTGTGCCACCTCGGCCCGGGAGTGAAGGATTTCTATTGCTGGACCCGTGAAGAGTACCTGGCCCTCGCCGGCGGGCGTGCCCCGACCTTTGCCGATGCCGGCGCCTACGAGGCGTTGCTCAAGACCGGCAAGCTGTTCGTGCTCAAGCCCGGCGACGTGTTGTATCTGCCTGCCTCGGTCTACCACATTGGCCGGCAGGACCAGTATTCCGTGTCGGTGGCGCTGCCGTTCTATACCTATCCGCTGACCCGGTTTCTCGCTCGCCGGGTGATCCCCGACCTCAGTGAGCAAAGCCTGCCGTTCGATCAGGAAGGCATTTCGGCACTGCAGCCATTCGGTAGCCGCAACCCCCTGCTGTTACCGCTCGGGCAACTGCTCGACGATACATTGCGGCGCTGGAGCGATGCTGCGCTGCCGGAGTACCTCGGTTATCACTGGCACCGCCTGGTCAGCAATGGTGGTTGGGAACTGCCGCGCGCCATCTCGGCCCAGGTGCGCGAGGAACGCCCGTTGCACGAGCCGCTGGCACTCGCGATAGGGCAACGTATTCGCTTGCGCGCGCCGTTCCGCATCAGCCAGCAGGCGGCGTTGGACTGTGCCGTTGGACAGCGGCGGGTCTTCGCTGCCGCGCGTAGCGTGGTGCTCGATGATCCAGACGGTAGCCATGCCGCGTGGCTGGAGCAACTGAACAACCATGACGCCTTGCAGGTGCTTACCGAGCAGCAGCGAACGGTCGGCCAGGCGCTCTCGCGCACAGGTTGCCTGGAAGTGTTCTGA
- a CDS encoding HD domain-containing protein, giving the protein MANAPFLPLQPLADELLPCLPAACTDGSHDRAHIQRVWSNARRIQAKEGGDLEILLAATVLHDCVAVEKNSPLRDRASTLSAQRAAAILTGMGWPAARIEQVAHAVQTHSYSAGIAPLSLEAKILQDSDRLDAIGAMGVARCFYVAGRMGSSLYDVKNPMAEGRDYRDNQFAIEHFHTKLLKLASGFQTAEGARLATLRHERLASFLDDFMDEIGTA; this is encoded by the coding sequence ATGGCCAACGCGCCATTCTTACCTTTGCAGCCACTGGCGGACGAACTGCTGCCCTGCTTGCCCGCCGCCTGCACCGACGGCTCCCACGACCGCGCCCATATCCAGCGGGTATGGAGCAATGCCCGGCGCATCCAGGCCAAGGAAGGCGGCGACCTTGAGATACTGCTCGCCGCCACCGTGCTGCACGACTGCGTGGCGGTGGAGAAGAACTCGCCGCTACGTGATCGGGCCTCGACGCTCTCGGCCCAGCGGGCCGCCGCGATCCTCACCGGCATGGGGTGGCCAGCGGCACGCATCGAACAGGTGGCGCATGCGGTGCAGACCCACAGCTACTCGGCAGGCATTGCGCCGCTGAGCCTGGAGGCGAAGATCCTCCAGGACAGCGATCGTCTCGATGCCATCGGCGCAATGGGCGTTGCCCGCTGCTTCTATGTCGCAGGCCGCATGGGCTCATCGCTGTACGACGTCAAGAACCCGATGGCCGAAGGACGGGACTACCGCGACAACCAGTTCGCCATCGAGCATTTCCACACCAAGCTGCTCAAGCTCGCCTCGGGCTTCCAGACCGCGGAAGGGGCCCGCCTGGCCACGCTCCGTCATGAACGGCTGGCATCGTTCCTCGACGATTTCATGGATGAGATCGGCACGGCCTGA
- a CDS encoding MerR family transcriptional regulator, with protein sequence MYRISELAAKVGLSRSTLLYYEKLGLVTSRRQANGYRLYHEQDLQQLRLLQQLQAGGLSLKECQACLEARLDRPALLERLRSLDEEIAARQRSRELLAAMLGLSSMRPWHQALEQQAPGAHLAWLRRQGFSEKQALRLKWLSRDMNQHEHYMADFERIVEGLKHLGPGSAQDSLKALRALPRPPATLLDIGCGRGATSVLLAEHSAAQITALDNDEHSLGCLRETLAARSLQERVTPLCASMTHLPFAPQRFDTIWAEGCAYIMGFDNALAYWRTFIKPQGCLVVSDLVRVADRLAPSAEAFWQAAYPDLQSVDTRLAAITRQGYRCLLHFPLSAQAWANYLEPLRERVAALANDTFASQALADIRRELEIHQNHLGEYGYHLFIMQTR encoded by the coding sequence GTGTATCGCATTTCCGAACTGGCGGCGAAGGTGGGCCTCAGCCGTTCCACGCTGCTCTACTACGAAAAACTCGGGCTGGTCACCTCACGGCGCCAGGCCAATGGTTATCGCCTCTACCATGAGCAGGACCTGCAGCAGTTGCGCCTGCTGCAGCAACTGCAGGCCGGCGGCCTGAGCCTGAAGGAGTGCCAGGCGTGTCTGGAGGCGCGACTCGACCGGCCGGCCCTGCTCGAACGCCTGCGCAGCCTCGACGAGGAGATCGCCGCCCGCCAGCGCTCGCGTGAACTGCTCGCGGCCATGCTTGGGTTGTCGTCCATGCGCCCCTGGCACCAGGCCCTCGAGCAGCAGGCGCCCGGCGCCCACCTGGCGTGGCTGCGCCGGCAAGGTTTCAGTGAAAAACAGGCCCTGCGCCTGAAATGGCTATCGCGCGACATGAACCAGCACGAACACTACATGGCCGACTTCGAACGCATTGTCGAAGGCCTGAAGCACCTTGGGCCAGGCTCGGCGCAGGATTCGCTGAAAGCGTTGCGCGCCCTGCCCCGCCCGCCCGCGACATTGCTGGACATCGGCTGCGGCCGTGGCGCCACCAGCGTGCTGTTGGCCGAACACAGTGCGGCGCAGATCACCGCGCTGGACAACGACGAACACAGCCTCGGCTGCCTGCGGGAAACCCTGGCCGCCAGAAGCCTGCAGGAGCGCGTCACGCCGCTGTGCGCAAGCATGACCCACCTGCCATTCGCCCCCCAGCGCTTCGACACGATCTGGGCCGAGGGCTGTGCCTACATCATGGGCTTCGACAACGCCCTGGCGTACTGGCGCACCTTCATCAAACCCCAGGGTTGCCTGGTGGTCAGCGACCTGGTGCGAGTGGCCGACAGGCTAGCGCCATCGGCCGAGGCCTTCTGGCAAGCCGCCTACCCGGACCTGCAAAGCGTCGACACCCGCCTGGCCGCCATCACCCGCCAAGGCTATCGCTGCCTGCTGCACTTCCCTCTGAGCGCGCAGGCCTGGGCCAACTATCTGGAGCCGCTGCGCGAGCGCGTGGCCGCCCTGGCAAACGACACGTTCGCCTCCCAGGCCTTGGCCGACATCCGGCGCGAACTCGAGATCCACCAAAACCACCTGGGCGAGTACGGGTATCATCTGTTCATCATGCAGACACGCTGA
- a CDS encoding Zn-dependent hydrolase, with protein sequence MNELHLNGWKLLEQIHALGEIGADAQHGGRTRIALTEADKAGRDQLLAWMHELGLEVAIDRIGNIFGTLRVPGDAAPLMIGSHIDSVTNAGALDGCYGVLAGLAVQRAYREAGVTPARSITVAAFSNEEGVRYQPDMMGSLVHAGGLALQAALDTLGTDGTRLGDELQRIGYAGNMEPGAIMPHEYLELHIEQGPLLEAEQTQIGVVENLQGISWQQVTVTGNANHAGTTPTRLRHDAGFVACAAVTELRRLARDSGTTLATTGCMRFEPDVINVIPRRATFTVDLRDPDEQRLQQAEAHLAQILRALAEAEGVTLEAEQLVRFQPVTFDAALANAIEASARRLGLSHRRMTSGAGHDAQMISRIAPAAMIFVPSRGGISHNPREHTDDTQLLDGARVLLDVVAQRLNATP encoded by the coding sequence ATGAATGAGCTGCACCTCAATGGCTGGAAACTGCTGGAGCAGATCCACGCCCTGGGCGAGATCGGTGCCGACGCGCAGCACGGCGGCCGCACCCGCATCGCCCTCACCGAGGCCGACAAGGCTGGCCGCGACCAGTTGCTGGCCTGGATGCACGAACTTGGGCTGGAGGTCGCCATCGATCGCATCGGCAATATTTTCGGCACCCTGCGCGTACCCGGCGATGCCGCGCCACTGATGATCGGCTCGCATATCGACAGCGTCACCAATGCCGGCGCCCTGGACGGATGCTACGGTGTACTGGCCGGGCTGGCGGTACAGCGGGCCTACCGCGAGGCCGGCGTGACGCCCGCACGCTCGATTACCGTGGCGGCCTTCAGCAACGAGGAAGGCGTGCGCTACCAGCCGGACATGATGGGCTCGCTGGTGCATGCCGGCGGGCTCGCGCTGCAGGCGGCGCTGGACACCCTCGGCACCGATGGCACACGCCTGGGTGACGAGCTGCAACGCATCGGCTACGCCGGCAACATGGAGCCTGGCGCCATCATGCCCCACGAATACCTCGAGCTGCATATCGAACAGGGGCCGCTACTGGAAGCCGAGCAAACGCAGATCGGGGTGGTCGAGAACCTGCAAGGGATCTCCTGGCAGCAGGTGACGGTAACAGGCAACGCCAACCACGCCGGCACCACCCCGACCCGGTTGCGCCACGACGCAGGCTTCGTCGCCTGCGCCGCGGTCACCGAGCTGCGGCGCCTGGCCCGGGACAGCGGCACGACACTGGCCACCACCGGCTGCATGCGTTTCGAGCCCGACGTGATCAACGTGATCCCACGCCGCGCCACCTTTACTGTCGACCTGCGCGACCCGGACGAACAGCGCCTGCAACAGGCCGAGGCGCACCTGGCGCAGATACTCCGGGCGCTCGCCGAAGCCGAAGGGGTCACCCTCGAAGCCGAGCAGTTGGTGCGTTTCCAGCCGGTGACATTCGACGCCGCGCTGGCCAACGCCATCGAGGCCAGCGCCAGGCGCCTGGGCTTGAGCCATCGGCGCATGACCTCCGGCGCCGGGCACGACGCGCAGATGATCTCGCGTATCGCCCCGGCGGCGATGATCTTCGTGCCGAGCCGTGGCGGCATCAGCCACAACCCCCGTGAGCATACCGACGACACCCAGTTGCTCGACGGCGCGCGGGTGCTGCTGGACGTGGTCGCTCAGCGACTGAACGCCACGCCGTGA